The DNA region AAGAGGATTTGATTTAACAAGAAACCgacaatcaaaaaaaaaaagaaaaggatctGAAACCAAAAATTCTCTACAAAACACAAGTTTAATCATCAAATATAGCCTGACTCCAAAAAGAATAGCCAACGATTACTCTATTTGTTGGTTGGAAACTTTGTCACTTTAATCGGGTTCTTCGAGttcgagtagattcgtgaccATCGACATTCACTTCACTGCACCACAAACAGGTGAAATTCGACTCTATTTCGACTTATTGTTCCGTTAGAATTCCGTTAGTATAGAAAATCATGTTATGATGCCTTCTTGTTACCATTTTCTTCAAATCTGTGCTCATTATTGCTGTTAGATTGGTTTAGATACATGTTATGATTTTTATTGTTGTGATCTTGTTCTAACATGTGTTTGCATATTTTTGATGTTTAGATTAAATTCTAAGTATGGAATCACATGTTTGTCATTCTTGTTTCGTCTAATTAGTTTAGCATATATCTATAAATTTGTTTGGTTTCAGTTGGTGAGTAGGTATTCAAGCACATTGTTTATGCTTAGGACTAATCAATTGGGTCTGTTTAATTCTAACTGTTAGTATGAATGCCGTGTTTAAAGGTATAAAGCAGAACACCATGTCTTCCTTCAAATGCTAATGTCATTAGCTGAAATTACTCTTCCCAAGTTCAAAGTGTGGTCTCACAGTTAGGTGTTATATATACAGATTGGGGTTTAATCAAATATAGGGATATGACTTAAGAAATGCTGTGTTAAAAGGCTACAGCCATTTAGTGTCATCACTAGTTCAATCTTACCATCTGTATGTTGTTTAAAAAAAGGGACTCATGGACATCTGATTAGTCCAGCATTATACTAGTTCATCATTGAATGATTCTTGAATATTTTAAGTCCAAAATAAATGGCAAAGTAAAAGTTTAAACATGGGTTATATGGAATCCTTATATGCACACTAAACTTGAAATAGCACTGAAAGGGCTTAAACATAACTATTTGAACCTATTTCTGTCGGATTGGGCCTAGAAGCTGCCTGGAACTGCTTTGCATAAGGCTGACATGTTTTAGTCTCTCAATGAACATTTTTTTTTGCCTTTATGTTCAACCAGAGGGTTCTTTGTCTAATATAGCTAAGGTTTTAATCTCAAAGGTCATGATTTTGCCAAATAAGTATTTGTATACTGTTTTGAGTTTCTCTATGTGATCATGAACAACAAATCTTATCTCTGTCCTGTTTACCCTTTGAATCCTGCATTATTGATTATGGTTTACCACTCTCTCTCTGTTCTAAATGTGTCATTATGTACCACTGAATGAATTTAGTATAACCCTTGGGAGTTCATTGACACTCGCTTATGCTCAGCTTTAATTGGTTTCAGACACCTATAACTTGTTTACATAAAATTAGTACGATTTAACATACTATTGGTATAGTCCATAGATCTTGTTGGATATTGGAGTAGCTTGGAAATGTTATGTTGGTTCTGTTAGCTGAATCATAATTCTATATTGACTCGTAATTATGAAAACATGACTAGTTTAAACTTCAATAACGTGGAGGGTACTGCTTAGTCCAGTTTAGTTTGCACATGTCACTCTAAATTGGTCTTTTTATGGTTGAATTCGTACGAGGAAACACCTACAAGTCTGTGGCACATTTTGATTAAAGCCCTGCTGCCTCCTCTCCATGATTCATATCTGTTTTATTTCAAACTGTACCTGAATTCACAATGCATCACTTTCCTTTTAAAAATTAGTCTAAACTTGGCCAAACTTGTGTTCTATTTGTCTGCTAGCTCTCTATGTTTTGTCCGTGTCTACTTAGTTGTTGGTTAAGTCTGTTGTTTGCTTGCCCATGGATGTGCCGTGAATGTTCTGTCAACATATTAATCACAGTTTACTATACAAGCATGTCTAGATTAGTGTTAAGATCACATATGTTTTAAAGAGTTGTAAGATGAAAGTAGCTTAGATCAATATGACATCCTATAAGATACCTATTGTATGGCTATTAGATTGATGAAGTTCCACTAATTACATGAATATATTAAGCTAAATTTCAGAACTGTGTACATGGATCTTGGTGTGTCTGCCTCTAATTATGCCAAATTTGCAATGATTAGTAATTTACTTATGCTTAGGTGTGATTAATCCTTCTCTGTATCTGTTTGGAGATCCCTATATGCTTTGAAAGTATTTTTAGGCAAtactgctattttttttttttggttctgcATTAGTCTGCAGGATTTATTCTTTCAAAATATGCATCATCTAATAGTATGATGACCCTGAATGTGTAAAGTAATCTAAACTTTCATATAACGATTAGATTTTGAACACTTGCCTATTTGCCTATTTGTATAATACCTCATCCGAAATAACTCTTCACATGCATTTAGTCTTTACATAGTACTTTACCAAGACCTCTGTGTGACTCTATTTTGGGGCTGGGCAGCGTGTGCTATAAATCTTGCTAACTAGTCCGAAATTCTGGGTTTAGAATGTAGATGGAGGGTTTTAGAGTTTGCTTTCTTTCGATACAAAACATGGTATCTATGAACTTCATTGGATAATCTGAGGAACTTGCACAGGTTGGGGGTCTTATTTTGGGTTAAAATATGATCGCAATGTACCATGCAACACCTATGAAAATCTGTCTGATTTTTCACTAGAAAGTTGTCTTAAATCAATTGTGTGTAATGCATGTCTGTATCATTTGTTCAAAAGGGGATTTTAAGGTCCTGCTCATCTGCTCATTAGTGTCCTGCCTATGTATCGTCTATCTGGTCTGTCTCATTTTCAGTTGTCATATACTGCTCTCCGCCTATCTCTAAAGGTTGCCTTGCTCGTATATTGCAAAGTATGTTTATATTTCGTATGTTTAACATTatccattgatcgtatactaatccttcaccttttattttatgcatgactatcgcatacgagtccaaacgactcatcatctcccgcattcgtcgttgggccaaagcccaacaaaacCTCTTTCTTGTTCGGCCTGCCCACAGCAATAACGACAACAAAAGGGGCTTTTCTGGGCCGGAGCCCAATAACAAAATAGGCTGCAGCAGCAGTCCGAAAATGGGCTGTTCCATTCACTcttctttccttctatcttactTTTGTTATGTATTTCTTATTtaccttgtatgactaacattttatcttTTAGGTAATTTAGATACATTCTAGATATTAAGagtttagtttaataatgggtagttaatttcacaaaattacattcacttctatttatgttctaaactaCTTATATAGCATCTACAACATCTATTTAGAATAATTGATCTTCAATAGCGCAAATTCATATTTATTTGAGCTAAAAGAATCCAGATTCGCTTTTACTATCTTATAAACttaaaacattacatatttgaCACTGATGCTAACtcatttgagaaataaaaaggcaaactaatttaacggataactctttcactttagctctttttcaacGCTTCAAACGTATATTTGTTAAAACGatccttacatatatatatatatattaaactatTAGTCTTAtatgaaacctttaaaatttatttaacattaatcttacaatagctcttttaatttgtgagtcggcacaattcacttttttttctaATACATATAAATATCACATGTCCtgtttttagtttattttaattaaacTAAGCTTTACTTTAAATGACTTTAGCATTACttataagatattttcttaaacatttaaacattacatttacacttagcctaattaaattttagtccggtcggtcaaccattTAATAGTATTATTATCGTTAATAGTGTATGCTTTCGGTAATATATCTTTCCACCAATCAAATACTAAAAGAGATTTTTCAAATATTTTGCAGAAAAAACCTTTTCCATGAAAATTTACTTTTGTCATACCAAACATAATAAAAATTACAGTTTTCCTTACTAATTCTCATATTCTCCACTATGTCAGCTCTTCTTTTAAGATTTTTAAAGAAAACTCTATCCAGGAAGGGTAGACAATCCAATATTCATGAGCATTAATCAGATATTTTTTGGAGAAAATGAAAAACGAggaaaagaaataaataagataaagatATTATTTTGTAAATGTTTAAATCTGTCAAAAGGATTTGGGTAGTTGAACTAGGAGTAACATCTCTTGTATTTTTTCATTTTAATAATTACAGATGGACAAGAAAAGATTATAAAGTATGTAATTGAAGCCATCGATCCTCACAAGAAATCAATCAATCGGAAATTGATTAAAGGAAATCTGTTAGAGTTGTATAATTCCTTTACTATTGTATCATCCTGTGAACACCAGTGGATTACATGGGCACTTGAGTACAAAAAGAAAACCGAAGACACCCCAGAGCCCCTCATTCCCTTGGGTTTTCTCCTTGACGTGACCAAGGATCTAGATGCTGACCTTCTCAAGAAATAGAAGATCTATGTGTTCTATGTGTGTGTGTACACACATATAAATATCTGTGTGTGTTTGTCTGACAAATAATTGGCAACATTGGCTAGTTCTTGCTACCGTATGAAATAAATAATGTTGTGTTTGAAGAAAGTATTTTATATGCCAATCTCCTTCTATGGATGTATTTCCAAAGGCCAGTATATGTAAGATATTATGTATTTTGTTATAATAATCCATCCccttgtttttttattttaaagctttaagttttgttttgagaCCTGTATTATTCAACAATAGCATTTGGGACTTGTGTTAGCATGATTTGAGTTGGAAGCTGAGGGGCTCGGGTGAGTTTCGTCACCATTTTAGAACTCTGTAAAATTTATGATTTTTGCTAGTGCATGTGTTCATCGCAATTGCTATCCAAGTAGCGCATCGCGATGAAGGAGGCTGGAAGACCTGAACTATTAACTCTAGTACTCCCCAATCACGCAGGTTAATTGACAGTTAATCTCTTAGTGTTGTGTTTCACTTTATCTTTTTAGAAAGTTCATTAAATATTATAACATCACTTTTAGGCCTTatcatatatgtatgcatatcatacgtCTTTTGTGCAGCATGTCTGTCTCTTTGGTGCTTCCGGTTTGATGATTGTAAAATTGGAAAATAGAATCTTAGGCCGCATATACAGTAACACTCCAGCAATTGCTTCCTGTCAAATTTATTCCTTTCCATTTCCTTTTAACTTTTTAGTACTGTAGTGAATGCGACTAATGAATATTTTTGTGTGATATAGTGACTGGAACATAATCTCCGCCATAGTTTGCATGTCGCTGATCAAAGATTCCGACATAGCACACTGTCAAATTCAGTGAGTAGTGGAAGAACAACGAGGGTGTTTTTGAGCTACTTGGCTAGTTGGAGGGTATTTTTGAGCTGGTTAACTAACAACGAGGGCATTTTCCAAAAATGAAACGGAGGGAAAAATTGGCCTATTTCGAATAGTTTAGGGATAATTTTAGCCCTTTTCTGTTCTTTTTATAAGACTAATATGTAATGCTATTAGAAGCACAAAATAGTGAACTGATGAGTGAACAATCACATAAATATTTCTTCCAAAAGGGAAGCTGCAAATGACTCTggtacaacacaattaacaactTAAAATAAAAGCATGATCACATGACACAAAGAAGTAATATTCATCAATGCTGCTTCCATGAGAAACAGGATGTCATTCGCTTCAAACTCAAGGCTTCTGAGGCATTTGAGGGATTTTAGGCTTAGTCAAAGTTGGTAGCTCAGGCTTAGGAATGGAAGGAATCTCGAGTTTTGGAAATGTTGGTAGTTCAGGCTTTGGAAATGTTGGTAACTCCGGCTTTGGTATTTCTGGAAACTCAGGCTTCGGCAGAGTTGGAAGCTCGGGTTTTGAAATTTCAGGGAATTCAggcttaggaaaagttgggattTCCGGAAGATGTGGCAATTCAGGCTTAGGAAGCTCGGGCATAGTTACTTCAAGAAGATGGCGTGCTTCTGCTTGAATTGTGTAGCAGCTTGTTAACGACAAAGTGACAAGTAATAACAAGAAGAAAGAGGGGCTGTAGTGAGAAGCCATTGTTGAAGGTGATAAATGCTTTGAGACTGGTATCGTATGCTTTGGTTGATCATGCTTTAGGCTTCACTTTGAACAAGTTTATATAGATATGTGGTTGTGAAAAAATAGGAAGGAGCATTAAGCTTTGGTTGTGGTTGGGAGGAAAAAATGTCTGTTAGTTCATCTTCTCAACAATAACCTCCTAATTAATCTTACATGTACAAACTCTCCATGAATTACAGCCATTACATATTTTATGTTGATCTTCCTACAAGCTTGTCATAACATAACAAAGGTCTTCTGGTAGGTAATCTAATGAGAACTCTCCTAATTTCTTTTATAAGTTTGTAACAGCGCTTCAAGATGGGAAGTTATCTGTTTCAGCTCCTAGTTTAATGACTTAATCTTACGTGTTGTGTGTTTAATCTAGTTATAGAAACAAGAGAACCTCCATTCTACTGTTATGATTTTTGAAGAGAGATGCAAGCAACTAGGTAGAAAATATGAATAAAAAACTGTCTCATAAATTTTATTAATtataagtgttacaccttggaaaatttcgcgccaccaaggtcgtagccagcttagtatgggccGGAGAAAGAGCAAagttatgcgaggattaaggagaaacGTTATagtataagagtgtaataatgacatacatatgacatttgggagaccatatgggttgaattggttcatgtcatttgccgaaaagccctcgttgctgtaagccaggtggggcccacacgtcgaagttttataaaggacatatgaagagatatatgagtagtatatggaaatttgagcaagtcctaagaaggacccataagccaaatatgggcataagccatccaaaaatacgatttaaggaaatattttgggatgatctgacttgtgggggccaaaacgccattataagtttggaatttggaaaaacactaagaatgaaagttgtatataattgaaagagctttccaaccataggtcgtgggccctcacacgatatcgggatcaaaagttatggccattctacgccGGACTGTCTGGGCAGGGAATTTCTAccgaccatttgacggtccgtaggaattttgatgGCCCGTCAAAATTTTGACGCTCCGTCAAATCGacacagcccagcgtcaaatggtcacagtgactcATATtcgactgggcagttctacgggccattttgacggtccgtaggaattttgacggcccgtcaaaattggCGAAGAATTGCCCGacagaccagattttaagtcattaaaaatgagacccaagttcatttattcatttcatttccacaccacttctctctagaaacctctagaatattctccactcttcattcacaagaaaacaaaggaaatcaaagatcaatatcaagaattcaagtgaatcaagtgtatgaaattcatcaaagtccatctaagccaagaaatttcaaaagaagtgaactagggttttggtgcaaaaagagtaataccactcaaggcttattcctacaccatctaaggtaagttttatggtatttacatgttatttgaggtatggaaaagttgaaacacttggagtgtagaaagatataggaaatggatcatgaaagtgtgaatagtaacattgttgagtaaaggtttggattgagttatgataattgatgaattgtgattgtagaaacgttataaatgacatttagaacatgggataggtattatatatgagaaaacgcgatagtgagctataatcataattgtggagaaattgaagagaaatggtggattgtggtcaatgtatataaatgatgattgttgattgcaatattgtgaatgttgttgtgagtgtttgggagttgatatagaatatgggaaaagttgtagaaacaaaggaaatgttgcgcaatttttcctagaaatagtaacacgttcttatagccgattaactaacgttaatgtgaattctcttgaaggtagagatgtgggtattgaaggagaacaagcaagcgatagaatagttaaacgtaaaaggtatgtgaggctagtcctttcttcctatggcatgaatcctatagcatgattttctttcctcttcatgtgttcctatatttcggaaagctaaaagcctatgcccataattagctacacaagacTATCGACGAGTGTTCCATAATGagatcggggaatcacgaccttatgccaccccgataaagtatagttgttcttgagctATTATGCATGTACTATTATAAGCACATCATgacgagcatattatgatgatgatgatattacacgacgcctatttggccgggcagtcaccgctaaggcgggtagctatacacaccatggccaaatggcatgggcaaacaccactagtgggcggcatgagttgataccccggacgcgggaggcctggacgcaggctaatgttatgattatcacaccaatccgatatggacgggcaacttatatattactacatcgtacctatatgggcggcagcttatacattatgcatacatgatatgatgacgagtatgagtaagacagcatgacttagttatcttatacttgacagtcagatatagatgttcctgttatgtcccgtatttttatacattgggacaacccagattaactatgataatttagggccaagaccattccgggaattgaagtcgggacttttgacttttgattttattttgagacataagttatatatgaaattgttggcattgaacacttaggaaaaattgggaccacaattcataaatttggaattaaaaatcttgtgcaaaagggccattgtggccgtgtatattagagtggtcccacacattgtgtggccaattttaaatggtccaacacatttTGTGGGCCAAAGACACATATGGATATTTTGTGGGACTTAAAAGATGAagtcttaagtcatcttttctcatTCACCACACTtaggaaaaaaatcaagaacttgAGAGCACCATTTTCTCCAAGCTCACGGCCAAGAGAGGGGAAAAACCAAGATCATTTCAagccttccaaaaattatttctttggttcaaacccactaattagaggtccctaagtaacgtggaagcgttgttggagcgatcaagccatcaatTTTGTGGATTGCAAACCCTAACCTAATTGTGGAGtaaagaggaaaggtaagaaattctcttgttttatgagttgagaatgttttatgcatattgtagtatgttaatatggatgaaaatcatgaaatactgtattttggaagtgggttgtgtgcatTGGGTGTCAGCCGTGTAAATGGGGGTGTGATTGggttaatgaattaattttgttgtAGCATGTTtaattgttgtagagtggagaagagaataaaaatcatcaatatatgaaTATGTGTGTAGTGTGGCTGAGTATAGCCTCCAATTTGTAGCAAgggatgaattaatatcgcttagtgttttagttgtcgtcgttatgtaTTCTAGTTGGAATTGAGTGTTTGAAGACTCAAGAATGATGTTGTGATTGTATGGGCTGATTTGAGGAttattgtgcgtttgacgtaatttGTATATCTATGAAaatgatatcgttatattgtgaattgtcgATACAAATCATGAATTGAAAATAAAGAATGTGTATAGGGGgctgttctcgggtttggggctGCTTTCGGGTAGAATTGGAgcaaattgttggattgttggaaatattatgtgaattgtttagaatgccttgaatattgttggtaaggattcgggttgataatcgaatgtatgagcgatattgtggcttgaatgtaagccgttgaattgaatattatgaactttgtcgaatggtgtaaaaaaGAGTTATTAATGTAATATGGCCTTTCGGATTGGTTgttggagttgctaggttggttattgttgttgttgttgttgattttggacgagttaaaATTCTCGGGTaccggggaaatgctgcccaaatttctgtagaatttaatgttagtttggaataaattgcttAGGTGCCCATgactaatgtttgatattcgttggcgtatttgtagaccttggggagcccgaggcgtaggttgggattaactttagattggctaacttggagtgcgtacgaggtatgtaaagcccaatccttctttcttttggcatgccttagttttcaataggctagattataagccttgaggaaaattctaagatttgaaatccgagcatgttatgatccttatatatactccttggcactcttatgtatgatttgatgaaatatgaaccattatgtctttgaaataatcgctttccgaactttgcatagaaaggtttcactagaatttcgtaatttttgaatgccatatcttttgcataaaggcggattgctccaatatttttataggagtttgcatgatgtataatgagtatgttttccataggcgggcccgactcgggtcaatacccgtccgtgggtcccgcgactttcctttatgtaattcggagaacttttgaaagaatttggtatgactattatttcgatttctaagtatgatcattttacttatgtttgagttcttgataatgattttatgcatatgactactcacgactctactcgtgccttcTGTTATActtttcgccgagtcccgggccggttctgttgtcgtgcgcactatgatatactccagagttatgctgtgtttatgattTACCGAGCCACTCGTTGGAGGGCCAGGTTCCACTtattttggtgttatgctgtgtatggctttatgatgtgttatgatatgtgacggggatacggagatttgaaacctttctggtgttatgctgtgttatggcgccatcgacgggcgggcaaccatattcttctgtaccctatgcacgacttatatatttttaaatgaaacatttttgatatgttggatttgtacTCATGTTCTGTACTCCTATTTCGTTCAtgtctcagatttgttttctgtatcttctgctttgcatattcagtacatacttcggactgacccccctttcttcggggggctgcgtttcatgcccgcaggtacagacgcacagtttggtgatccaccagtttaggacaccctcttttgctgtttggagtgctcttctcttTCCAGAGCCTACATTTTAGTATATATGTTCGTttgttacatatgtatatatttgttcaggggtacggcggggccctgtcccgccatatgtttcgattggtctgtttagaggtctgtagacgtatttgtgggtgtgtgtgcctacttttgttcagatgtgtttgtatgatcctattcgctatggcagccttgtcggcgtgcattcgtatatgttttggggccgttgAGCCATTTGATAgacttgtcggcttttgatatatatatatatatatagatgtctatggttgtgttgaaatgtgtttgagacagtttgatataatttaaggcagcgtgtgacaattgtgccagtataggctatttgtatgtgattcgatttggataagtatgttcgggtgcccaattcgggcactagtcacggcctacggggttgggtcgcaACAGTTCcgtattgatatttcctttatgtcattgttctatttcattgtttatgcctctca from Lycium barbarum isolate Lr01 chromosome 10, ASM1917538v2, whole genome shotgun sequence includes:
- the LOC132613303 gene encoding protein PELPK1-like encodes the protein MASHYSPSFFLLLLVTLSLTSCYTIQAEARHLLEVTMPELPKPELPHLPEIPTFPKPEFPEISKPELPTLPKPEFPEIPKPELPTFPKPELPTFPKLEIPSIPKPELPTLTKPKIPQMPQKP
- the LOC132613302 gene encoding kirola-like, which produces MGLKGKLIASMEVTCEEQMIYDLLLTNGQEKIIKYVIEAIDPHKKSINRKLIKGNLLELYNSFTIVSSCEHQWITWALEYKKKTEDTPEPLIPLGFLLDVTKDLDADLLKK